The Marinilongibacter aquaticus genome has a window encoding:
- a CDS encoding sulfatase, whose product MVKGFFTETRFLIKLKCSLLLCMHLAPRIAQAQNSTKPNVLFVAFDDLNDWEGILSGHPQTYTPNIDKLAKRGTLFANAHAAGLMCCPSRASVITGLRPTSTGIYTNSDQPFHVYQNRQTLNKHFKENGYYVAGAGKILHQFHFEQGQWDDFLSREELGENIIKYNKNPEKNDIRRLENSSISWGGIDAPDSLTFDAQSVKWAAKKLQEEHKKPFFIACGIYRPHIPWFNPKRYFDQHPLEAIQLPETVENDLDDIPLRGKNVAFSTSNFTKSNDRENDENNAEHENFLQNGQWPEAVQAYLASISYADAQFGKLLEALDNSRYAENTIIVLWSDHGWHLGQKEHWRKATLWEEVTHVPLLISGPGIPHGQICKEAVSLIDIFPTLIDLCQLPAINDLEGQSLTPQLENPRKKRKEPAISSLTPEFHAIRNERYRYISYGQGQEELYDHSSDPKEWVNIVHKRTNRKTIRRLKRHIPKNAKPPCSQRTEAVQLKQNEDMNLSTLEHD is encoded by the coding sequence ATGGTAAAAGGATTTTTCACAGAAACACGTTTTCTGATTAAGCTAAAATGTTCTCTCTTATTGTGCATGCATTTGGCCCCCAGAATAGCTCAGGCTCAAAATTCAACCAAACCAAATGTATTATTCGTTGCGTTCGACGACCTAAATGATTGGGAAGGCATTCTTTCCGGCCATCCTCAAACCTATACTCCCAATATTGACAAGCTCGCCAAAAGAGGTACTTTATTTGCCAATGCCCATGCGGCTGGCTTAATGTGCTGCCCATCAAGGGCTTCTGTCATTACAGGGCTAAGACCCACATCCACTGGAATTTACACGAATTCTGACCAGCCTTTTCATGTATACCAAAATCGTCAAACACTGAATAAGCACTTTAAAGAAAATGGATATTATGTGGCTGGAGCGGGAAAAATCCTTCATCAATTCCATTTTGAGCAAGGCCAGTGGGATGATTTCCTAAGTCGAGAAGAATTGGGGGAGAACATTATAAAATACAATAAAAACCCGGAAAAGAACGACATTAGGCGTTTAGAAAATTCCAGTATTTCCTGGGGCGGCATTGACGCCCCCGATTCACTTACTTTCGATGCACAATCGGTGAAATGGGCGGCAAAAAAGCTTCAGGAAGAACATAAAAAGCCCTTCTTTATAGCGTGCGGCATCTATAGACCGCACATTCCCTGGTTCAACCCTAAACGTTATTTTGACCAACACCCTCTGGAAGCTATTCAATTACCGGAAACCGTTGAGAATGATTTGGACGATATTCCTTTAAGGGGTAAAAATGTGGCTTTCTCAACTTCCAACTTCACTAAATCCAATGATCGGGAAAACGATGAAAATAATGCCGAACACGAAAACTTCTTACAAAATGGACAGTGGCCAGAAGCTGTTCAAGCTTATTTGGCATCAATAAGCTACGCGGATGCCCAGTTCGGGAAATTATTGGAAGCCTTGGATAATAGCCGCTACGCAGAAAATACGATCATAGTACTTTGGAGCGATCACGGTTGGCATTTGGGGCAAAAAGAGCATTGGCGAAAAGCCACACTTTGGGAAGAGGTCACTCATGTCCCATTGCTCATCTCAGGCCCGGGAATACCCCACGGACAAATCTGCAAAGAAGCCGTTAGTCTAATCGACATCTTCCCCACACTTATTGATCTGTGCCAACTTCCTGCCATTAATGATTTAGAAGGCCAGAGTTTGACTCCGCAGCTTGAAAACCCTCGCAAAAAAAGAAAAGAACCGGCTATTTCAAGTTTGACTCCTGAGTTCCATGCCATCAGAAATGAGCGATACCGGTATATCAGTTACGGTCAAGGGCAAGAAGAGTTATACGACCATAGTTCCGACCCCAAGGAGTGGGTGAACATTGTCCACAAACGAACGAACAGAAAAACAATTCGACGGCTTAAAAGACATATCCCAAAAAATGCAAAGCCCCCCTGTTCCCAAAGAACTGAAGCAGTGCAGCTGAAGCAAAATGAGGACATGAACCTATCAACGCTAGAGCACGACTGA
- a CDS encoding sulfatase yields MKFKLLCLGILVLFVSGTRRKKEGSFLLNTSPKSSPNIIFILTDDHGWGHTSHRADTKRADTQSDFYETPNIDKLAARGVLFTQGYAPNPICAPSRNALMFGQNAARHIYAEDSDWYKKTSDWLTIPRVLKMANPEYKTAHFGKWHIGMEPKKAGFDQDDGMHTNDGGEIFADGFMNNGKYKEESDAYLKSHKVANPQNLRIAGKPSLYWSDPNPKDVFGITKRAQEFIRASTEEGKPFYAQLSHFATHLSLSSTKESYAYFKKKAKGDRHKSPEYAAMLKDLDTSIGLLLDYIQELGIANNTYIFLMGDNGGRRSFYQITTLDDQLNMQETHFSLEGDRNLPLRDGKHSFYEGGLRVPFMASGPGIKAGRVCEIPVTGLDLLPSFADLAGYTATFPDEIDGGSLLPILLDENVKKVNRHKEALFFHQASHRPPRSAVRLGDYKLIKYYTKENKFSSSPTLELYDLVNDLGETNDISKQNPEKTRELEKLLNDFITETKTTTEKRKIASGVYRLLDDMGKRQLQED; encoded by the coding sequence ATGAAGTTCAAACTCCTTTGCTTAGGCATCCTTGTTCTATTTGTGTCCGGCACCCGCAGAAAAAAAGAGGGTTCATTTCTCCTAAATACCAGCCCAAAAAGTAGTCCGAACATTATTTTTATTTTGACCGACGATCACGGCTGGGGCCATACGTCCCATCGAGCAGACACAAAACGTGCGGATACCCAAAGCGATTTTTACGAGACCCCCAATATTGACAAATTAGCTGCGAGAGGGGTGCTATTTACACAAGGATATGCCCCGAATCCCATTTGTGCACCTAGCCGCAATGCCCTGATGTTCGGGCAAAATGCAGCCCGGCACATTTATGCCGAGGATTCGGATTGGTACAAAAAAACGAGCGATTGGCTGACCATTCCCCGCGTCCTGAAAATGGCCAATCCAGAATACAAAACCGCTCATTTTGGTAAGTGGCATATAGGAATGGAACCCAAAAAGGCCGGCTTTGACCAAGACGATGGCATGCATACAAACGATGGGGGGGAGATTTTTGCCGATGGGTTTATGAATAATGGAAAATACAAAGAAGAGTCCGATGCCTATTTAAAAAGCCACAAGGTAGCCAATCCTCAAAATCTACGCATTGCCGGGAAACCGAGTTTGTATTGGAGTGATCCAAACCCAAAGGACGTGTTTGGCATTACAAAAAGAGCACAGGAGTTCATTCGGGCAAGTACCGAAGAGGGCAAACCATTTTATGCTCAACTTTCGCATTTCGCCACCCACCTTTCCCTGTCGTCAACAAAAGAAAGTTATGCCTATTTCAAGAAAAAAGCCAAAGGAGACCGCCATAAATCACCTGAATATGCGGCCATGCTCAAAGATTTGGACACAAGTATCGGCCTTCTCCTTGACTATATCCAAGAGTTGGGTATTGCAAACAATACATACATTTTCCTAATGGGTGATAATGGCGGCCGACGGTCATTCTACCAAATCACCACACTCGATGATCAATTAAATATGCAGGAAACCCACTTTTCTTTAGAAGGAGATCGAAATCTTCCTTTACGAGACGGAAAGCATTCCTTTTACGAAGGGGGCCTTCGTGTGCCCTTTATGGCTTCCGGGCCTGGTATAAAGGCAGGCCGCGTGTGCGAAATACCCGTGACAGGACTTGACCTGCTTCCATCTTTCGCAGATTTAGCGGGGTACACAGCCACCTTCCCCGATGAGATAGACGGAGGCAGCTTACTCCCCATTCTTCTGGATGAAAATGTTAAAAAGGTAAATCGCCACAAAGAAGCCCTATTCTTTCATCAGGCCTCACACAGGCCTCCGAGAAGTGCCGTCAGGTTGGGCGATTACAAGCTTATTAAATATTATACCAAAGAAAATAAATTCTCCAGTTCCCCGACCTTGGAACTCTATGATCTGGTCAATGACCTTGGCGAAACCAATGACATATCTAAACAAAACCCGGAAAAAACAAGAGAGCTGGAAAAACTGCTCAATGACTTCATTACAGAAACCAAAACGACGACCGAAAAAAGGAAAATAGCCAGCGGCGTATACAGGCTATTGGACGATATGGGCAAAAGGCAACTACAAGAAGATTAA